The sequence CACCTCCCCCTAGAGTTTTGGTAGAGAATTGCAAGTCCAACTCAATTTAAGATCATGTTATTATAAACGTAAGCAtttctgaaacaaataaataattaagataattatcataattgctcaaaataatcatatttgCCTAATAACACAGCTATAGATGTGTTTGTTTAGACACGTTTTCTCCTTTTAGTTATAAGAATAATTTTACGTGACGTCCCTGAAGGCAGCATTGGCCTAAAAAGACCCTCTTCCCCAACCCACAGGGAAATGGCGTCTCTTGCCCCCTAGAGGACGAGTGGAGAACGACTGGAGAAGTGTTGACCGAAGACAAGACAGGAAGCAGTGGGGTGTctccaaaactttattttctgaTCAATTATCAAATTATCAATTATCAAATATTCAATGATGCGTTCAATTTGACTTAGTAGAATAGGCTACTCAGAaaccataaaacacatttaggTCTTTGAGGTGCCGTCATGTTTTTCTCCTGACGAGCCCCAGTCTACGTCACGCGTGTGCCAAACACTTGCACCAGTCgcgtgcgtgtttttttttttaactgctggATAGAGCGATTGCTGACCCACGCCACGCACGCCACTTTCTCCGTTCCCCAGTGTGCACCATTCGGTCGTAAATCCTCCTCCCCTTGCACGGCTAATACGTCACTTGCTGCTGCTAGCGCCGCTAAGGACGTGCACGGCCAAGTGCGCAGCTCCGTGGACGCCCCCACGACAACTAGGTTAGCCCACGGCAGCGAGGCAGCATGGCCACAGGAAGCCGAGGGATTGCGCCGAGATCCAGCGTCCGTCATGTGGACACCGTGTCTGCGTCACAGCCGTAGCCGAGGACCTGCGCTCGATCCACGGGGTCTTCTCTGCTCAGACGACGCTAGTGGTAGTAGTGGAGGAGGAGGTTGACTCCACGCGTGGATTTAAAGGTATTTTCACGAGTGCGATGGAGgtgaatgtcatttttgtaagtGACGCAGATGTGGGTGTACGCGCACTTTGATTTTTACACGCATTTTCCCTCGTACGTATCGCTTAGCGCACTTCACACACGCAACTTCACATGAAAGCAGCACTACGCACTTTTCCACCTCTTTTACTTGCTGACGAGGCACGCCCACTCGCGACCACCGTGAACGTTACACGTCTGTTACATGTGTTGCGTGTGTGCACTTTGGTGAGCCAATGTAATCCTAATGGTGCATTATTTGGCATAGAACAGACGACGATGAAGGGACTTTGAGTACATTTAAATGTCCACGGAGGCTTATTTTAACCCTCCTCCCAAGgcagttttgtttttccaacacTGGGGGGCGCTGTTTCCCGGAGTTATAAATGGGGAAGTTTGCAGCATGCAATGATAGATGTTTATATTCGTCTGCATGGGATAGCATATTAATGTACAGACATTGCAGTAaatgtgtactgtattgtagagtacacagtatacagtacaatgCAGTAAAATTGGTGgaaaagttaataaaaaaattttataaatttttagatttttcatatatttgtgtgtattttaaacCATTACTACACTCACTGACATGATatacctattatgctcatgtgTAGctccaataataatacataaattcgTACCgtccaggtgtacctaatattctGACTTGTAAATGGACCTCAAGTGTTCAGTCGTGCACGACTCCCTTTTGTTATTGTGATTTGTAAATAATTAATCCCAAACTCTTGTCTTGTTTTGGCAATTAAAGAGCCATGGAGGTAACAGCCGAAGCGGTGCTCGCCGCCACcaacgccgccgccgctgccacGAAACCTCCACCTCTCTGTTACGGCGGACCCTCCCACGGTCTCCTGGAGTGGCGTCGGCGGGTCCGTTCGGAGTATATGCGCCTTCGCCAGTTAAAGCGCCTTAAGAAAGCCGAGGAGGTCAAGGTGAGTTCAGGAAACACATTTGTATGAAGGTATAGTaccttgtactgtatgtgctgtCATGCTGTTTTTTCCAGGCCGTCTTCATGTCCAACCGGCAAAAAATTGAGGAGCAGACTAGCATCCTGAATGAAGAATGGTCCAAACTGAGGATCCAGTCTGTCCCCCTGTCTGCCTCAAGTGGACCTGTGGCTACAAAGAAGGTAAAAAGAAAAGACACTTAGGAGCACGCTgcatgccaaagatcctctatataacatgGGTGATTTTaactactgtaaaaacacaagtgGAACATCAAgtactgtaaaaaaagaaaaaagctcttctatactgtactgtaataatgcttgtcaaagatcctctatattgcaGTAGCTCCCTTTTTATAAAACTGTAAATACACTAGTCACAAATGACTCCTAAACAttaaacagattttttaaagactgcaaaaaaatgatgataaccatagaagcaCAAAAGTGACATATGAGCACTACAATACAGTTATCTACATTAGTATGTGGATGCCAATCAAGACACGTACCTTTAACACGCTACTAAGTGACAGCGTCGCTTTATAAATCTTGCAttcttatttagttttattgtttttttcatttgatacTTGTATGACAGTCAAAATGGAAAAGATTAAGACCCACAGTTTTACCTCTTGTGTGTCGTCACCGTGCAAATGAGCCATGCTGGAATCCTTTTAGGTTAttgtttatacttttttatcTCTCTTGTTAAAGAAATCCCGGCCTTCTTTACAGATGTGCACGGTGGAGTCCGGCTTCCCGGGGTTCAAGGTTCAAGCCGTCGCTATGAAACCTTTGTCCACGGTGGCAGGAATCCCCTTCATGTACTCCTGGTCGCCGCTGCAGCACAACTTTAtggtaaataaacacacacagggcCACAGTAGCTAAGTAAAATCCAATACAAAAGCTGCATCAAAAATTAAGCGTTTTTATGAAGCTATTATAAACAggttgattaattaattcaccAACTCCCCCACTAATTAGCGCTACTCTTgattgttttttcattcattttttgtagTATTGAAATGAATGAGATGTTAAATACATGAATACTTTAATTAATACATTGTGGTGCATTGCTagttatttatgtaaaatacacattttttttaaatggatctCTGTATTAAGGTAGTGCAGAAGTAAatctatttttgtgtgttttattattataataactgCTGTGTGGCTTTTTATTTATGCTAGGTGGAGGATGAGACGTTCCTGCACAACATTCCCTACATGGGTGACGAGGTGCTGGAGCAAGATGAGGCCTTCCTGGAGGAGCTGATTGACAACTACGATGGCGTCCACGGTGACAGAGGTGCGTTTTAAACTCGAAACGAGCgattcattttcttttgccTACTGTGCTActtgcaataaatacaaatgtccCGTTCCAGAGGGGGGGTTCATTAGCGACGAGATCTTTAAGGAGCTGGTGGAGGCCTTGAGTCAGTACTCTGACCAcgaggacgacgacgacgacgaggaggaaGCGGCGGCAGAGGCGGCGACAAAGAAGGAGGACGAGCGAGCAATGAGGCGTAGCTCGGCGGAAGCTTCCGAGGAGACCAAAGCGCCGTTCatcaggaggaagaggaggaacatTGTTGAGGgtgaatatttttcattcagACTTTgtcctctctctgtgtgtgtgtgtgtgagagcccCAACAAGGCCGCCACTGTTTGTCTTTGTCGGCGTATCGCCACCGCAGGTCACTCTGCCACTGGTGGTGTTTATGTCCCTGCAGGAACTGGTCCCACTCCCTGACATAGAATTCAGTTTTTGTATGACAGTACAGTACTAGAATATATTAAACACTTTAGTAAAGATGCTGTTATGATGATTCAGCACAGGAACTTGATCCAAATGTCTTTTCCCAAGAAGTACGGGACCCGTCCAGCAGCAAGAAGATCCCCAGCGACAAGATCTTCACAGCCATTGCCTCCATGTTCCCGTACAAAGGCACCACAGAGGAACTGAAGGAAAAGTAAGACAGGAAATAGAAAAGTGGTGTTCACAATTGGAGGGGTAAACATTCTGGGTAAAGCTTACCACCTTTTTGTAGGTACAAGGACCTCCTGGAGCCCCCAGGCCCGGTCAAGCTGCCCCCGCTGTGCACCCCCAACCTGGACGGCCCCTTTGCAAAGTCAGTGCAGAGGGAGCAGTCGCTGCACTCCTTCCATACGCTCTTCTGCAGGCGATGCTTTAAATACGACTGCTTCCTGCACCGTAAGTGCTAAATAAACATCACGCTAACGTTTATAATGCCGCCCGCAAATTAACTCATTAATTCACGTAAAAACGTGTGTGTTCTTTTTAAAGCTTTCCACGCGACACCCAACGTGTACAAAAGGAAGAGTAAGGAGATCCGAATGGAGACGGAACCGTGCGGCGTGGACTGCTTCCTGTTGCAGGTACGCGTCTCGTTTCTTGGTTAGCATTCTACGCTATCGCTAGCGGCTAACTCAGTTTCTACTTCCTGCTCTCTGCTTCCCCCACGGTGAAGAAAGGGGCTAAAGAGTTTGTGGATCAAAACATGCTGCGCTCTCAGAGGTTTCGGAAGAGGCGCAGGCAGcagcaacatcaacaacaacagcaacaacaacagcaacaacaacaacagcagcagcagcggcccACCAGCTCAAGCTGCCCCGAACCTCCATCTGGTTCTACCGAGGAGAGCAAAGATGGAGAAAGCGACCATGAGACCACATCCTCCTCAGGTAACATCTTGCTCTGAGAGTTCCATTACTCtcctgtaatatagaggatctttgctaGGCAGAGCCTTTCTATTTCATAGAGGATCTATGACCCACGTTTTTAAAGAAGATTGTACAAAACAGCATGGCATCGCTTTTGAATTTGCAGGCCCTTAAATACAGCCAACAAGACATCTTCTGTCTtgcagaggatctttgagcagAGCGCACGTGTCATTTAGATGGCAAGAAGGCCGaggtcctttaaaaaaatagcagagcacTCTTATATAAaggtcatatagaggatctttgtctttGCAGGCCCTTAAAAACAGTGACTTgcttctttgtgtgtgtatatatactgtatatctatcgACTGTATATCTATAGAAGAACAGCAGTCCTCAtgcaatatagaggatctttgactttgcaGGCCCTTAAAAACAGTGACTTGCTTCTTTATGTATCTACATATTGTATAtctatctgcaatatgtctatAGAAGAGGAGCTCTGACCAGTGTTtcttgcagtaggttcttaaaaacagtagtcCTCAtgcaatatagaggatctttgactttgcaggcccttaaaaacagtgacttgcttttttgtgtatctatatattgtatatctatctgcaatatgtctatAGAAGAGGAGCTCTGACCAGTGTTtcttgcagtaggttcttaaaaacagcagtcctcatgcaatatagaggatctttgactttgcaGGCCCTTAAAAACAGTGACTTGCTtctttgtgtatatatactgtatatctatctGCTATATATCTATAGAAGAGGAGCTCTGACCAGTGTTTCTTGTAgtaggttcctaaaaacagcagtcttcatgcaatatagaggatctttcacTTTGCAGGCCCTTAAAAACAGTGACTTGCTTCTTTGTGTATCTATATATTGTATAtctatctgcaatatgtctatAGAAGAGGAGCTCTGACCAGTGTTtcttgcagtaggttcttaaaaacagcagtcctcatgcaatatagaggatctttgactttgcaGGCCCTTAAAAACAGTGACTTGCTtctttgtgtatatatactgtatatctatctACTATATATCTATAGAAGAGGAGCTCTGACCAGTGTTtcttgcagtaggttcttaaaacagCAGTCCTcatgccatatagaggatctttgactagtgtatgccatatagaggatctttgactagtgttttctTTTGTGCAGGAGCTCGTTATAAAACAGAGTCCTaatgccatatagaggatctttgagcagagtgctcttgtcatatagaagagTTTCGACTAGTCTTCTTTAAAAATGGGATCTTTGACCAGTAATATTACAGTTGGTCCTTAATGGTGTTTCTGTTTCAATACACGAccatataacaaaataaaaataatactgaaGGGAAAAGTCCAACCCTTGGTCTTCAGTTTAGTGAAAATATGTCCCCCGGAACAATTAATTGAAGGCATCCTGGTTTAAAGTCTTGTAAGGAAGCTTTCCAGGACAGCCCTTTAATAGCTTTTTGAGTCAGAGTGAGACTGCAAAGGCGCATTTACCATAACCTCCCCAAAATCAGCCCTCCCCCTTCCTTTTCGCGGCTGGCTGAAACCTCCTTAGAAGATTGACGTTTGGCCTTCAAGTCAGAATTGTCCAGGTTCTGTCCAAGCAAAACAAAGCCCGAGTCCCAACACAAACACTTTGTTCCTTCCACTCTACGTCTTTCATTTCTATTGACATGTTCATGTGGAGAACAGCAGGAGGGAAAATAagtcttgccccccccccccccccccccccccccccccccgtccccccccagCCTCCTCTACTCCTTCATCAACGCCTCACTGTTTTGGGAAGTCACATGCGCCTCGGCAGACGCTCTCGCACATTTCGACTGAAAGCGTGTGTGAAGGTGGAGGGAAAGGAGCAAAAAAGAAACAGATTGTAAAGCAAATTCATAAAGAGTCTGTGACGGCGCAATGCTGCATTCAgcctgttgctaggcaacatCGGGCCGGCTTGCCTCAAGCTGCAAGTGTGTGAACGTGAGTGTTGAGTTTCCAAAACAAAGCCAATGGtcgtgactgtgtgtgtgtttgtgtcacagTGCACACGAAAAATACGGCAGCGGTACGTCCCTCGTCGCATTTCAGTGGCGTCCGTTTCCCTCGCAATCGTGGCCAACGCTGTAATTGGCGCGTCCACCTGCACAAACCAACACCTTGTTAAAACCTCATCATTCATTATGACACAAACTGGAATTCAGTTTTGTCCacatttgtgtggaaaaaaaatattgcagtatattggcaaatataatgctatgtattaggaaatatatttccatatatgggatcttatgtttatattttccaatatattgcaatataagcatagatcatatatgtgtatatattgatacatatacaaaatatctATATctaaggactatatttttacatatataaaattgcatataatttgtgATACGTATATAAACtcgtatattatatatttggatttaataatttaatttttcaatatattgaaagcggctatcatttgtatattctgcaatatattgctatatattatatattgtatattgtatgtacaaaaatatatgattccatgtatttataatatataatggaaaaataatataatacaatatatttaaagtaatatattgataaatacattttattttcgtaagggtgcttgttgctaggcagcattcaaacatatatatacacccCATACACcatcttaaaaataaaagtgcaattGATGCACTTGATGCATATATAAGCTCTCCATAGTAGTAAAGTGTTCttgtgtctttttgtgtgtttgtgttgcagagGGCAATTCACGTTGTCAGACGCCTACCAAGCTGCGTCCGGTTGAGGACGAAGGcgagcagcatcagcagcagcttcaccagcatcagcagcaacagcagcagcaggcggcGTGCTGTGTGGTCGAGTGGAGCGGTGCGGAGGAGTCGCTCTTCAGGGTTCTGCACGGCACCTACTTCAACAACTTCTGCTCCATCGCTCGCCTCATCGGCACCAAGAACTGCAAGGAGGTGAAAGCTCGAATAGctctttggaaaaatatttttgtaatattctcCACTATTGTTGTTCTCATTGTGGCCATGTTGGGGCAGTGACCCACCACATCCAGCAGATGGAGCTGCAGTGCACAAATAACTTGCTGGCCACCTAGTATTAGACTGGAGTGAATGCAGTGTTGCACATAACGTATTACAATAATAGAGCATAGTTAAGTGCAAAAAGGACTCTAAAGTTCAACATTCTTGTGGTTCGACTCATGGTTGCCATGCCGACTGGCTGACAGGCTGACCAGGAATGTGATGAATTAGGAGTGAATGACGAAGTCGTGGTTAAGTGACGCCGCTCTCCACCTTCTAAAGAGCTTCCATTGTTAAGCCAGCTTTCTGTACATGAGCGGTGGACTTGCTGGATGTTGCATAACCACATTTGCACATAAGTCTTCCTCTTCCCGCCCCCCCCGCCCTACatcctgtgtatgtgtgtgatgtttcccagGTGTACGAGTTTGCAGCGAAGGAGGTCCTCATCCATCGCGTCCCCCTGGAGGATGGAGGCATCTCTCcgcaaaagaagaagaggaaacaCAGGCAAGCTGAGGCTCTCATTTGTGTACCAATGCGACCTGAATGTATGTTttaggaatatatatatatatttttttgtgcacggtggtcgagtggttagcgtgcagatctcacagcttggagacctgagttcaatcccactctcggccatctctgtgtggagtttgcatgttttctccatgtaatccggtttcctcccctattccaaaaacatgctaggttaattaacgactccaaattgtccataggtatgaatgtgagtgtgaatggttgtttgtctatatgtgccctgtgattggctggcgaccagtccagggtgtacccctgcctctcgcccgagacagctgggataggctccagcaccccggcaaccttcatgaggataagctgtagaaaatgaatgaatatttaagcattattagagccctctagacatgaaataacacccctatattgacttttaaactcttattaccgaAATGTgtaaatcaaaggaaataaaaccttttcagggctgcacggtgtaggagtggttagcacacaggctccacaaataggagacccgagttcaattccaccctccgacatctctgtgtggagtttgcatgttctccccgtgcatgtgtgggttttctccgggtactccggtttccaacccacattccaaaaacatgctaggttaattagcgactccaaattgtccataggtatgaatgtgagtgtgaatggttgtttgtctatatgtgccctgtgattggctggcgaccagtccagggtgtacccctgcctctcgcccgagacagctgggataggctccagcaccttggcaaccttcatgaggataagctgtagaaaatgaatgaatatttaagcattattagagccctgtagacatgaaataacacccctatattgacttttaaactcttattacccaaatttgtaaataaaaaaataaaaccttttaggggctgcacgacggtgtccgagtggttagcacacaggcttcacaaataggagacccgagttcaattccaccctcggccatcataatactatatattactaatactaatactataaATTAATCATAATACTAGCTATTTTTTATCAGCTACTTATCACTGCAGTTTAAAATGAACCTCTGGTCTGTTTTTGTTGGATGATGCAGGTTATGGGCAAAGATTCAGCTCAAGAAaggtatgtttttatgttttttttttgtttttttttttagtcaatgACACATCACAGCGTGGCTATTTTTAAACAGTGCCGTTCTATCCTTCCAGATAACTCGTCCAATCAGGTGTACAACTACCAGCCGTGTGACCACCCAGACCACCCATGTGACAGCACCTGCCCGTGCGTGATAACGCAGAATTTTTGCGAGAAGTTCTGCCAATGCGAACACGAATGTGAGTAATTTTcccaaaagtattgggacaccatgTTGTGTATCTTTTAAAAGCAGTTTTCATGGCTGTGCTGGAGACGGCgtcctctctcacacacacacacacacacacacacactcaattgCATTCATAATAAGACATTATCACCACATCAACACATGGAGTGACACACGCATGCGTTATGATGCTATCCTATTGAGGTGACGTCTAAACCGGCGAGCGCCGTAAAGCGTTTTCCATGCAGATGTTGTCATTCAGTCGCCCTCCCCTCCCCTTCCCTCTCACTCGACCGCCTTTTTCCCGTAGCAGAGGGGAGCCGGAGCCAAACGGGAAGTAGCAAATGTGTGCGGCTCTGAAGCCTTGGAAGGTGATCAAAGGGACGCGGCCGGAGCTATGTGCCTGATTTACGGCATCGCGTCCAACATCAGCAAGATCCCCGACAGCTCAGGATAAACAATGGATGCAGATGGAACGTTTAAAAAGCTGCTCAGAGTGGGAGCCTCTTTCTccagacgtttttttttgttttttttttttcaccctcaGGCGGAGAGGCTGTTGGCCAGACGTTTAGGTTATTCCCGCCTCTTCTTCTGTTCATCTGCCCACAGGGTGTTTTGTTACAGAAGTGTAATACAGCATATCTGCCAACAGAGGTCACCCTTACTTACTCTCACAGTTCCATATTACTgtatagggcaggggtctcaaactcaatttacttgggggccactggagctagggtctgggtgagactgggccgcatcaggtttccaaaaacaccccaaaaaaacgcatttattaaaaacaaaaaatttttaaaaaactttgctttggttccaattttctacaagaaaagctctgataaaacattccactgttgaaaaataaataaacaaaaataaaaaaataaataaacaaatcaagaataaggaaaatcaatcaaatcagtattaataaatataccaaccacatatagttggttggtagacaaattatttttttcagattaaaatgaacaaagcattattagagccctgtagacatgacaaaacacgactatagtcacatttatacttttttttattttttttatttacaacatattgcgcaactgcagggtcttgagacacatgctaactcgcaaactagagagctagcgacctaaacggtagccttcaagttatttcctttaaacttaaatagccaaaaacttaccacttccacacggatagggaggataactattaacagttatttaacctttaacatgaacattaatcaaacgtaatacatttttctgggtacatgataccatacagcatccatatcaaacaaaaattaaactttcatatcaaggcaggggcctcaagctagtgtcctgcgggccacatttggcccgcgggccgcgtgtttgagacccctgcctctCAGTagaagtcatctgggataggctccagcatatccgcaaCTTTAAAGacccttcttttttttatttccccaGGCCAGAACCGTTTCCCGGGCTGCAGATGTAAGACACAGTGCAACACCAAGCAGTGTCCCTGCTACTTGGCTGTCAGGGAGTGCGATCCGGATCTGTGCATGACCTGCGGCGCTGCCGACCACTGGGACAGCAAAGTGGTCTCATGCAAGAACTGCAGCATCCAGAGAGGCCTGAAAAAGGTACTCAAATATTACATTCACAtatcaggcttttttttttttggtttctaaaTAGCGGATTTGATTGAGAATTTAAGCCTAGGTAACTCAAAGGGCGCATTAAACCCATATGAGACATTTGAAGTACACACTTTCctggaaaatgtacaaacacttagcactgagtccatgaatgaattcattgagGTGTTTAGTGTAAATGAATGTACTTGACATTCCTCAGCACCTCCTGTTGGCGCCCTCCGACGTCGCTGGATGGGGCACCTTCATCAAAGAGCCCGTACAGAAGAACGAGTTCATCTCGGAGTATTGCGGCGAGGTAAGCGCTGTAACATCAAAGAGTGGAGTCGGACTTTTTAATGCATTTGAAAAAACTGTAAAagaataaatgcaaaaatcctgAAGCTGTCAGgcggaacaacaacaacatagttGTTTATCCAAGACGAGACTGAGGGCACCACAGTTGCAGTCACCCCCATGTTATTGGCCGGACAAACTTAGTACCTTGTAGTACCAATGGAAACACAGTAATAGTAAACTGTATAATGTACTTAGCGGGATAAAGCTCAAGCATTCTGAACTAAGGCTAacgtttgcatgtttattttctaGTCAGTATGACCACACAAGAACCaaattggtggaattgaactcgagccTCCTATTTGTgaggcctatgtgctaaccacttgcaaaccatgcagcccctaaaaggttttatttccttttatttatacatttgggtaatacgaattaaaaagttaatatagggatgttatttcatgtctagagggctctaataatgcttaaatattcattcatgttctaccgcttatcctcacgagggtcgtgggggggagctggagcctatcccaactgtcttcgggcgagaggcggggtacaccctggactggtggccagccaatcacagggcacatatagacaaacaaccattcacactcacattcatacctatggacaatttggagtcgctaattaacctagcatgtttttggaatgtgggaggaaaccggagtacccggagaaaacccacgcatgcacggggagaacatgcaaactccacactaagatggccgaggttggaattgaactcgggtctcctagctgtgagttcagcgcgctaaccacaaacaaaacatataCTAGCTTATTGCAGTCGTCAGGCTTCCCAGCAACCTTGAATGCAACAAAacattggatttttaaaaacgtCTGTTTGGCGAATTCGTTTCAGCTCATCTCCCAGGACGAGGCGGACCGTCGAGGCAGAATCTACGACAAATACATGTCCAGCTTCCTGTTCAACCTGAACAACGGCAAGTAGTCACCACGCTCGCTCGCCGCACAGTCCGGCCCGTGTTAAGTCACTTACCGCCTTTCCTCCCAGCAGACTTTGTGGTGGACGCCACAAGGAAAGGCAACAAAATCCGCTTTGCCAATCACTCGGTCAATCCTAACTGCTACGCCAAAGGTAGGTCGTCACGGGCGGGAAGTGGGTGCTGGGTTTTAAGACGTTGCGTTTGCTGCCGTAGTGGTGATGGTGAACGGAGACCACCGCATTGGAATCTTTGCCAAGCGGGCCATCATGCAGGGGGAGGAGCTTTTCTTCGATTACAGGTAAAGTGTTTGGTAGGAAAGTGGCCACCAGGGGGTGCTATTGTTTTTGTGCATGTTAGTCCTTTACAACCAAAACAATGGCAGCCTATTTGAGGAAAAAGCTGCAATATTTAAGCTTTTTTCACACA comes from Doryrhamphus excisus isolate RoL2022-K1 chromosome 15, RoL_Dexc_1.0, whole genome shotgun sequence and encodes:
- the ezh1 gene encoding histone-lysine N-methyltransferase EZH1 isoform X1 codes for the protein MEVTAEAVLAATNAAAAATKPPPLCYGGPSHGLLEWRRRVRSEYMRLRQLKRLKKAEEVKAVFMSNRQKIEEQTSILNEEWSKLRIQSVPLSASSGPVATKKKSRPSLQMCTVESGFPGFKVQAVAMKPLSTVAGIPFMYSWSPLQHNFMVEDETFLHNIPYMGDEVLEQDEAFLEELIDNYDGVHGDREGGFISDEIFKELVEALSQYSDHEDDDDDEEEAAAEAATKKEDERAMRRSSAEASEETKAPFIRRKRRNIVEVRDPSSSKKIPSDKIFTAIASMFPYKGTTEELKEKYKDLLEPPGPVKLPPLCTPNLDGPFAKSVQREQSLHSFHTLFCRRCFKYDCFLHPFHATPNVYKRKSKEIRMETEPCGVDCFLLQKGAKEFVDQNMLRSQRFRKRRRQQQHQQQQQQQQQQQQQQQQRPTSSSCPEPPSGSTEESKDGESDHETTSSSEGNSRCQTPTKLRPVEDEGEQHQQQLHQHQQQQQQQAACCVVEWSGAEESLFRVLHGTYFNNFCSIARLIGTKNCKEVYEFAAKEVLIHRVPLEDGGISPQKKKRKHRLWAKIQLKKDNSSNQVYNYQPCDHPDHPCDSTCPCVITQNFCEKFCQCEHECQNRFPGCRCKTQCNTKQCPCYLAVRECDPDLCMTCGAADHWDSKVVSCKNCSIQRGLKKHLLLAPSDVAGWGTFIKEPVQKNEFISEYCGELISQDEADRRGRIYDKYMSSFLFNLNNDFVVDATRKGNKIRFANHSVNPNCYAKVVMVNGDHRIGIFAKRAIMQGEELFFDYRYSQADALKYVGIEREVDMS
- the ezh1 gene encoding histone-lysine N-methyltransferase EZH1 isoform X2; its protein translation is MEVTAEAVLAATNAAAAATKPPPLCYGGPSHGLLEWRRRVRSEYMRLRQLKRLKKAEEVKAVFMSNRQKIEEQTSILNEEWSKLRIQSVPLSASSGPVATKKMCTVESGFPGFKVQAVAMKPLSTVAGIPFMYSWSPLQHNFMVEDETFLHNIPYMGDEVLEQDEAFLEELIDNYDGVHGDREGGFISDEIFKELVEALSQYSDHEDDDDDEEEAAAEAATKKEDERAMRRSSAEASEETKAPFIRRKRRNIVEVRDPSSSKKIPSDKIFTAIASMFPYKGTTEELKEKYKDLLEPPGPVKLPPLCTPNLDGPFAKSVQREQSLHSFHTLFCRRCFKYDCFLHPFHATPNVYKRKSKEIRMETEPCGVDCFLLQKGAKEFVDQNMLRSQRFRKRRRQQQHQQQQQQQQQQQQQQQQRPTSSSCPEPPSGSTEESKDGESDHETTSSSEGNSRCQTPTKLRPVEDEGEQHQQQLHQHQQQQQQQAACCVVEWSGAEESLFRVLHGTYFNNFCSIARLIGTKNCKEVYEFAAKEVLIHRVPLEDGGISPQKKKRKHRLWAKIQLKKDNSSNQVYNYQPCDHPDHPCDSTCPCVITQNFCEKFCQCEHECQNRFPGCRCKTQCNTKQCPCYLAVRECDPDLCMTCGAADHWDSKVVSCKNCSIQRGLKKHLLLAPSDVAGWGTFIKEPVQKNEFISEYCGELISQDEADRRGRIYDKYMSSFLFNLNNDFVVDATRKGNKIRFANHSVNPNCYAKVVMVNGDHRIGIFAKRAIMQGEELFFDYRYSQADALKYVGIEREVDMS